In Gossypium raimondii isolate GPD5lz chromosome 12, ASM2569854v1, whole genome shotgun sequence, a single window of DNA contains:
- the LOC105765207 gene encoding uncharacterized protein LOC105765207 encodes MFKSARWRSDRNKIKAVFKLQFHATQVTELSVQTLMISVVPGDGGKPTTKLEKATILDDICRWEKPVYESVKFVREPKTGKINERIYHFILSSGLGKGGLIGEASIDFSAYAEAIKTSTVSLPLKNSNSKAILHVSIQRVQENADQREVEDIEDASIKSQGRSLKAHLSNGEADESIKNASIEDVPFSKTPHNDEMHENHRGSNGSDTTISSSDSSSGLDTPRELGNGIRNDSIHQDPPYLPSMSNTSSTPKPTSVASTTIYEAWSAGSDHGMSTDDSNSSQDTFPRESSQHGSDNEMEKLKNEVIALSRQVDVSDLELQTLRKQIVKECKRGQDLSREVVTLKEERDALKLDCEKLKSFQKRTDDAKVKSRLQFEGGDPWVLVEEMRQELNYEKDMNYNLRLQLQKTQESNAELILAVQELEEILEAKTMEISNPPNKSESNGNAEEVRAIISRNDSDEDEEQRALEQLVKEHRGPKETSLLEQKIMDLYSEIEIYKRDKDELEAQMEQLALDYEILKQENHDISYKLEQSQLQEQLKMQYECSSSFANINELETQIEFLEGELDKQSKEFSDSLATINELEVNVKSLEEELEKQAQQSEMDIESITRAKVEQEQRAIRAEQALRMTRWKNANTAERLQEEFKRLSIQMASTFDANEKLAAKALTEASELRSQKNQLEEQLEKAKEELQSVRKDYEAKLSNLSKQVSSKSNQIELMLEEIDDKSKKLEQQKKLEEEVSEAFSQDICSLKAEIEKLTIEKNCLLEQAQKAEDLRLELERTKALAKEYEMQMQRAYLERNELESTVALMKEEVAKALEELQRMKHLKDEKQVAVESLQSELDILKNQYNKLKHSLSEDEMEKEKLKKQVVQLKVDLKKKEDALTGMEKKLKESNGRGTVSHGTRTPLRSNKSALVPGNSKDVASLREKVKLLEGHIKLKETALGTSTNVFLEKEKDLQKKIDELESRVEEFNKHSASFYEYQLQKVAKDDNQDELIAELAALKERNKSMEDELKYMQDRYSEISLKFAEVEGERQRLVMTVRKIKNAKKS; translated from the exons ATGTTTAAGTCGGCGAGATGGAGGAGCGACAGGAACAAGATAAAAGCGGTCTTCAAGTTGCAGTTCCATGCAACTCAA GTGACGGAGTTAAGTGTACAAACACTGATGATATCGGTGGTTCCCGGCGACGGAGGAAAACCGACAACAAAATTAGAAAAGGCGACAATTCTGGACGATATCTGTCGATGGGAAAAACCAGTATACGAGTCCGTTAAATTTGTTCGAGAGCCAAAAACTGGGAAGATCAACGAAAGAatctatcattttattttatcatca GGATTGGGAAAAGGAGGTTTGATTGGGGAAGCTTCAATTGATTTTTCTGCTTATGCAGAGGCAATTAAAACTTCAACCGTTTCTCTTCCATTGAAGAATTCAAATTCCAAAGCAATTTTACAT GTTTCAATACAGAGGGTGCAGGAAAATGCTGATCAAAG AGAAGTGGAAGATATTGAAGATGCAAGTATTAAATCACAAGGTAGAAGCTTGAAGGCCCACTTGAGTAATGGTGAAGCAGATGAAAGCATTAAGAACGCTTCAATTGAA GATGTGCCTTTCAGCAAAACCCCCCACAATGATGAAATGCATGAGAACCATAGAGGATCTAATGGATCTGATACTACCATTTCAAGTTCTGATAGTAGCTCTGGACTTGATACTCCACGGGAACTTGGAAATGGAATAAGGAATGACAGCATCCATCAGGACCCTCCTTATCTGCCATCTATGAGTAACACCTCATCTACTCCAAAACCAACATCAGTTGCCTCAACAACGATCTACGAGGCTTGGTCGGCAGGTTCTGATCATGGAATGAGTACTGATGACTCCAACAGTTCTCAGGATACGTTTCCAAGAGAAAGTTCCCAACATGGTTCAGATAATGAGATGGAAAAGCTCAAGAATGAGGTCATTGCTTTGTCCAGGCAAGTGGATGTGTCGGATTTGGAATTGCAGACTCTCAGAAAGCAAATTGTAAAGGAGTGCAAAAGGGGGCAGGATCTATCACGGGAAGTTGTTACTCTGAAAGAAGAGAGAGATGCACTCAAGTTAGACTGTGAGAAACTTAAGTCCTTTCAGAAGCGAACTGATGATGCAAAAGTTAAAAGCAGGCTGCAGTTTGAGGGTGGGGACCCTTGGGTTCTCGTTGAAGAAATGAGACAAGAGCTGAATTATGAGAAAGACATGAATTACAATCTTCGGTTACAACTGCAGAAGACACAGGAATCAAATGCTGAGTTAATACTTGCTGTGCAAGAACTAGAAGAAATTTTGGAGGCGAAGACTATGGAGATTTCCAATCCTCCCAACAAATCTGAATCCAATGGCAATGCTGAAGAAGTGAGAGCCATCATCTCAAGAAATGACTCAGATGAGGATGAAGAGCAGAGGGCACTGGAACAGCTTGTTAAAGAACACAGGGGCCCCAAGGAAACCTCTCTACTAGAGCAAAAGATCATGGACCTCTACAGTGAGATAGAGATCTACAAGAGAGATAAAGATGAGCTTGAAGCACAGATGGAGCAGCTAGCACTTGACTATGAGATACTGAAACAGGAAAATCACGACATCTCATACAAATTAGAGCAAAGCCAGCTTCAAGAGCAACTGAAGATGCAGTATGAGTGCTCGTCCTCCTTTGCCAACATAAATGAACTTGAGACCCAAATTGAATTCTTGGAAGGTGAACTTGACAAGCAGTCAAAAGAATTCTCCGACTCTTTAGCCACTATAAATGAACTAGAAGTCAATGTCAAAAGCTTGGAGGAAGAGTTAGAGAAACAGGCACAACAATCTGAAATGGATATAGAATCCATCACACGAGCCAAAGTTGAGCAGGAGCAAAGAGCTATACGAGCTGAGCAAGCCCTGCGAATGACAAGATGGAAGAATGCAAATACAGCTGAAAGGCTGCAGGAGGAATTTAAAAGGCTCTCTATCCAGATGGCCTCTACATTTGATGCAAATGAGAAGTTGGCTGCAAAAGCTCTGACTGAAGCTAGTGAATTGCGCTCGCAGAAAAATCAGCTGGAAGAACAGCTCGAGAAAGCTAAAGAAGAGCTCCAATCAGTTAGGAAGGATTATGAGGCTAAACTCTCTAACCTTTCCAAACAAGTAAGTtctaaatcaaatcaaatagaACTGATGTTGGAGGAAATTGATGATAAATCTAAGAAGCTTGAACAACAAAAGAAGCTTGAGGAAGAAGTAAGCGAGGCTTTTTCCCAGGATATCTGCAGCCTAAAAGCTGAGATTGAAAAGCTGACTATAGAAAAGAATTGCCTCCTTGAACAAGCTCAGAAGGCCGAAGACTTGAGACTTGAGTTGGAACGCACAAAAGCATTAGCTAAAGAATACGAAATGCAGATGCAAAGAGCATATCTAGAAAGAAATGAACTGGAGAGTACAGTTGCTTTGATGAAAGAGGAAGTGGCTAAGGCACTGGAAGAATTGCAAAGAATGAAGCATCTGAAGGACGAGAAACAAGTGGCAGTTGAATCTCTACAATCAGAGCTTGATATCCTCAAAAATCAGTACAATAAATTGAAGCATTctctgtctgaggatgaaatggagaaagaaaaactcaaaaagcAAGTAGTTCAACTAAAGGTTGACCTTAAGAAGAAGGAAGATGCATTGACTGGCATGGAAAAGAAGCTGAAAGAGAGCAATGGAAGAGGAACAGTTTCTCATGGAACAAGAACACCATTAAGAAGCAATAAATCTGCCTTGGTTCCTGGCAATTCTAAAGATGTTGCGAGCCTGAGGGAAAAAGTAAAGTTGCTTGAG GGACATATAAAGTTAAAGGAAACAGCTTTAGGAACATCCACAAATGTTTTcctggaaaaggaaaaggatcTTCAGAAGAAAATCGATGAATTAGAAAGCAGAGTAGAAGAATTCAACAAGCACAGCGCCAGCTTCTACGAGTACCAACTTCAAAAG GTAGCTAAAGACGATAACCAGGATGAATTGATAGCTGAACTAGCAGCATTGAAGGAAAGAAACAAGTCCATGGAAGATGAATTGAAGTATATGCAAGATCGGTATTCCGAGATAAGCCTCAAATTCGCAGAGGTGGAAGGCGAACGACAACGGCTTGTGATGACGGTACGTAAAATCAAGAATGCCAAGAAGAGCTGA